The following coding sequences are from one Pigmentibacter sp. JX0631 window:
- a CDS encoding catalase family protein — protein sequence MRFIKIIILFFPFFVFSQTVFSQEVKRKKVLSLGEEIPSTPEEEQLNEQLIKILKGVVQNGYNLRQGQDHPAKRDAHAKQHGCVAAKFKIEANIPSKFRKGIFSTKGEYKAILRFSNGTSDLKSDKIADAHGMAIKVLDVKANLLNFEEANGEINTQDFVMIDHPVFFLRNSKDYLPLMMAQKNGPEGFKEWLKNNPYEGEILKALSKTQINPLASQYWSQTPYKIGEKSAMKFTAKPCSGQNFIDIPKEQRQDNFLADALAMNLASNEFCFDFYIIPQRDAKQHLIEDSTVEWPTIWKGKNNIFKVATIYIPKEQAPNSSEALKICEELSFTPWHGSEDLRPLGGINRTRKKVYLELSKFRNELNSVAPTIPSSETWEILLPK from the coding sequence ATGCGATTTATAAAAATAATTATTTTGTTTTTCCCTTTCTTTGTTTTCTCTCAAACAGTTTTTTCTCAAGAAGTAAAAAGAAAAAAAGTACTTTCGTTAGGAGAAGAAATTCCTTCTACACCTGAAGAAGAACAGCTCAATGAGCAACTAATCAAAATTCTAAAAGGGGTTGTGCAAAATGGTTACAATCTAAGACAAGGCCAAGATCATCCGGCAAAACGAGATGCGCATGCTAAACAACATGGATGTGTTGCTGCTAAATTTAAAATTGAAGCGAATATTCCATCAAAATTTAGAAAAGGTATTTTTTCTACAAAAGGAGAATATAAAGCTATTCTTCGCTTTTCAAATGGAACAAGCGATTTGAAGTCAGATAAAATTGCTGACGCCCACGGTATGGCAATAAAAGTACTTGATGTAAAAGCAAATTTATTAAACTTTGAAGAGGCAAATGGAGAAATTAATACTCAAGATTTCGTCATGATAGATCACCCTGTATTCTTTTTAAGAAATTCAAAAGACTACTTGCCTTTGATGATGGCGCAAAAAAATGGTCCTGAAGGATTTAAAGAGTGGCTCAAAAATAATCCTTATGAAGGTGAGATTTTGAAAGCACTATCCAAAACACAGATAAATCCATTAGCTTCACAATATTGGAGTCAAACGCCATATAAAATTGGTGAAAAATCAGCAATGAAATTTACTGCAAAGCCTTGTTCTGGACAAAACTTTATCGACATTCCAAAAGAGCAAAGACAAGATAATTTCCTTGCGGATGCTTTGGCCATGAATTTAGCTAGTAATGAATTTTGTTTTGATTTTTATATCATTCCGCAACGCGATGCGAAACAACATCTCATAGAAGATTCAACCGTAGAATGGCCAACGATTTGGAAAGGAAAAAATAATATCTTTAAAGTAGCAACAATTTATATCCCTAAAGAACAAGCTCCAAATTCATCCGAAGCTTTAAAAATTTGTGAAGAATTATCTTTTACACCCTGGCATGGTAGTGAAGATTTACGACCTTTAGGTGGAATAAATCGGACAAGAAAAAAAGTATATTTGGAATTATCAAAATTTAGAAATGAATTAAACTCTGTTGCTCCTACTATTCCTTCTTCTGAAACTTGGGAAATTTTGTTACCAAAGTAA
- the tmpT gene encoding thiopurine S-methyltransferase, translating to MDKNFWLERWEKNNIPFHLEQTNPSLVKYQHLLTSIPKSNVFLPLCGKTLDIKWLLSKNLQVTGVELSEKAIVELFHDLGVIPKVTSIKDLKIYSAENLSIYVGNIFSLTADILGSIDYIYDRAALVALPKESREKYTSHLIKITKSAEQLLITYNYDQNLMEGPPFSLSQNEIFTHYAYIYNIYGLDSFDVPNGLKGICPAKEEIWHLKKKS from the coding sequence ATGGATAAAAACTTTTGGTTAGAAAGATGGGAAAAAAATAATATTCCATTTCACCTTGAACAAACAAATCCGAGCTTAGTAAAATATCAGCATTTGCTCACTTCAATTCCTAAGAGTAATGTTTTTCTTCCCTTGTGTGGAAAAACTTTAGACATAAAATGGTTACTTTCTAAAAATCTTCAAGTTACCGGTGTTGAGCTTAGTGAAAAAGCCATAGTAGAGTTGTTTCATGATTTAGGTGTCATTCCTAAAGTTACAAGTATAAAAGATCTAAAAATTTATTCGGCTGAAAATTTATCCATATATGTAGGGAATATTTTTAGCTTAACAGCAGATATATTAGGAAGTATTGACTATATTTATGATAGAGCGGCTTTAGTTGCTTTACCTAAAGAGAGTAGAGAAAAATATACTTCACACTTAATAAAAATAACAAAATCTGCTGAACAGTTACTAATAACTTACAATTATGATCAAAATTTAATGGAAGGGCCTCCCTTTTCTCTTTCGCAAAATGAAATTTTTACACATTATGCTTACATATATAATATTTATGGTTTAGATTCTTTTGATGTGCCAAATGGATTAAAAGGGATATGCCCTGCAAAAGAAGAAATTTGGCATCTTAAAAAGAAATCATGA
- a CDS encoding pitrilysin family protein: MPVFSRFFKTVFFTCLFSQSAVANIYNNKKNYYLEKVSQVLPESSLSTHLYKYSNGLTLIVVPQTKNSFSSLFTVVNAGSNKEIEKKDAGIAHFLEHLFFLDAKGSKNQKFEQELVKLGAEFNAHTYKRYVRFYINFPAPVFDEVLKLQGNMFKNLEINSTSLENERNIVLNERSISLDKDDIFSKTSESLNKILYQKTPYEESILGPEENIKSFTAKQLYDFYSQHYSPRNTIFIVVGKFNPDDIAEKIYQEFKNWKGKSENFEQKYYYNTNFSNYICFDKNLPINRYSFVFKKERFSEEDIIYFEILNYILTIKSNSFINELYDKDYISDFYLYYNTGSGIINDQTEFNFETNNTKNFSFYKNAIFNKLDEIKNTKFTSYELNKMKDYLIKNTALSYEKNFNIAENITFNYFTFKSTNPELKFSEIISNLNNSKFSNWIEENFIKNKYYTIKFMQDKKLTNFCKIDER; the protein is encoded by the coding sequence ATGCCTGTTTTTTCTAGGTTTTTTAAAACAGTTTTCTTTACATGTTTATTTTCGCAATCGGCAGTAGCTAACATTTACAATAATAAAAAAAATTATTATTTAGAGAAAGTTAGCCAAGTTTTACCTGAATCATCATTATCAACACACTTATACAAGTATTCTAATGGCTTAACTTTAATAGTAGTCCCGCAAACAAAAAATTCATTTTCTTCGCTTTTTACAGTTGTAAATGCTGGTAGCAATAAAGAAATTGAAAAAAAAGATGCAGGTATTGCGCATTTTTTAGAGCATCTATTTTTCCTAGATGCGAAAGGCTCAAAAAATCAGAAATTCGAACAAGAACTAGTTAAATTAGGTGCTGAATTCAACGCTCACACGTATAAAAGATATGTCAGATTTTATATCAATTTTCCTGCTCCTGTTTTTGATGAAGTTTTAAAATTACAAGGAAATATGTTTAAAAATTTAGAAATCAATAGCACTTCCCTAGAAAATGAACGAAACATTGTATTAAATGAAAGATCTATATCTTTAGATAAAGACGATATTTTTTCTAAAACTTCAGAGTCACTAAATAAAATTCTTTATCAAAAAACTCCTTATGAAGAAAGTATTCTTGGTCCAGAAGAAAATATTAAATCATTTACTGCTAAACAATTATATGATTTTTATTCTCAACATTACTCTCCCAGAAATACTATTTTTATAGTTGTTGGAAAGTTTAATCCAGATGACATTGCAGAAAAAATTTACCAAGAATTTAAAAACTGGAAAGGTAAATCTGAGAATTTTGAACAAAAATATTATTATAATACAAATTTTTCAAATTACATTTGCTTTGATAAAAATTTACCGATAAATCGATACTCTTTTGTTTTTAAGAAAGAGCGTTTTTCAGAAGAAGATATTATTTATTTTGAAATACTAAACTATATACTTACTATAAAATCAAACTCGTTTATAAATGAACTTTATGATAAAGATTATATTTCGGATTTTTATTTATATTATAATACAGGAAGTGGTATTATTAATGATCAAACTGAATTTAATTTTGAAACAAATAACACTAAAAATTTTTCTTTCTATAAAAATGCTATTTTTAATAAATTAGATGAAATAAAAAATACTAAATTCACCTCTTATGAATTAAATAAAATGAAAGATTATTTAATCAAAAATACTGCTTTAAGTTACGAAAAAAATTTTAATATAGCCGAGAATATTACTTTTAATTATTTTACCTTTAAATCTACAAATCCAGAATTAAAATTCTCCGAGATTATTTCAAATTTAAATAATTCAAAATTTTCAAATTGGATTGAAGAAAATTTTATTAAAAATAAATATTATACAATAAAATTTATGCAAGATAAAAAATTAACTAATTTCTGTAAAATTGATGAAAGATAG
- a CDS encoding ABC transporter ATP-binding protein, which produces MNNIAIEFKNASKTYKLPKGDLFTALKPIDLAIKKGECFGLLGHNGAGKTTLLSLLAGINKPTTGDVYVEGLSVSKNTSETKRLLGVVQQELIADTFFNLSTMLKIQSKLSGFKPDSEWIHFLLDKLMLLDHEKKTTRELSGGMKRRMMIARALVHKPKILVLDEPTAGVDIQLRKSMWEFIEDLHKEGLTIILTTHYLQEAEEFCSRIAIIKQGEIVTLKENKDLLALGGMHKVCCFTEVSNVKSWIEEHQLFLKEKNVGVEAVKTVSQSTGALKLSLPYIHGSMSSFLESVNILHIVTDKLKLKINDICTESPGLEDVFVKINAGDILLK; this is translated from the coding sequence ATGAATAATATTGCAATTGAATTTAAAAATGCCAGTAAGACTTATAAATTACCTAAAGGCGATTTATTTACAGCTTTAAAACCAATAGATCTGGCTATTAAAAAAGGTGAATGCTTTGGCCTGTTAGGTCATAATGGTGCAGGTAAAACAACTCTTTTAAGTCTATTAGCCGGAATAAATAAACCAACTACTGGTGATGTTTATGTTGAAGGCTTGAGTGTCTCTAAAAATACATCTGAAACTAAAAGATTGTTAGGAGTAGTGCAGCAAGAATTAATTGCGGACACATTCTTTAATTTATCAACTATGCTTAAAATTCAAAGTAAACTATCTGGCTTTAAACCCGATTCGGAATGGATTCATTTTTTGCTAGATAAATTAATGTTACTTGATCATGAGAAAAAAACAACTCGTGAATTAAGCGGTGGAATGAAGCGGAGAATGATGATAGCTAGAGCTTTAGTGCATAAACCAAAAATATTAGTTCTTGATGAACCCACAGCTGGCGTCGATATTCAACTTAGAAAAAGTATGTGGGAATTTATTGAGGATTTGCATAAAGAAGGTTTAACTATTATTTTAACAACTCATTATTTGCAAGAAGCAGAAGAATTTTGTAGTAGAATTGCCATTATAAAACAAGGAGAAATTGTAACTTTAAAAGAAAATAAAGATTTATTAGCTTTAGGTGGAATGCATAAAGTATGTTGTTTTACTGAAGTTTCTAATGTAAAAAGTTGGATTGAAGAACATCAACTCTTCCTAAAAGAAAAAAATGTTGGGGTTGAAGCCGTTAAAACTGTGAGTCAAAGTACTGGAGCATTAAAGTTATCTTTACCCTATATCCACGGAAGCATGAGCTCATTTTTAGAATCTGTTAATATTCTGCATATTGTTACAGATAAATTAAAACTTAAAATTAATGATATTTGTACAGAATCCCCTGGCTTAGAAGATGTTTTTGTAAAAATTAATGCCGGTGATATTCTATTAAAATAA
- a CDS encoding ABC transporter permease, giving the protein MNIQEYLKKEAEGKSWLPGFGVFEREVRRFFAVPAQTILAPFGSAILYFGLFGLALGKLISKNNDQVLTHGYDYVVFLIPGIIAMEVVNAGLQNPMSSIMIAKWSGTIVDVLMAPLSPFAMWFAYISGAVIRSLIVTLAVLAAGFLCAWTFVPFNPFLLVAALFLATGIFGSIGIAAGAVCKSWDQVGMLISFIVQPLIFFSGVFFSFNTFPEWIQFIRFFNPIFYIVSMFRYSVLGISDTSPLISFSVSILFFILVSVFSVKVLKSGFGLRA; this is encoded by the coding sequence ATGAATATTCAAGAATATTTGAAAAAAGAGGCAGAAGGAAAATCTTGGCTTCCAGGTTTTGGTGTCTTTGAAAGAGAAGTTCGGCGTTTTTTTGCAGTCCCTGCACAAACAATTCTAGCTCCCTTTGGTAGTGCTATTCTTTATTTTGGTTTATTTGGATTGGCTTTAGGAAAACTAATATCAAAAAATAATGATCAAGTTCTTACTCATGGTTATGACTATGTAGTCTTTTTAATTCCTGGAATTATAGCTATGGAAGTTGTAAATGCCGGTCTGCAAAACCCAATGAGTAGCATTATGATTGCTAAATGGAGTGGAACAATCGTCGATGTTTTAATGGCTCCGCTCTCTCCATTTGCTATGTGGTTTGCATATATTAGCGGGGCTGTTATCCGCTCTCTTATTGTTACTTTAGCTGTTTTAGCGGCAGGATTTTTATGCGCCTGGACTTTTGTTCCTTTTAATCCATTTTTACTAGTTGCGGCATTATTTTTAGCTACTGGAATATTTGGAAGTATTGGTATAGCGGCTGGTGCTGTTTGTAAAAGCTGGGATCAGGTTGGTATGTTAATTTCTTTTATTGTACAGCCTTTGATCTTTTTTTCTGGAGTTTTCTTTTCCTTTAATACCTTTCCTGAATGGATTCAATTTATAAGATTTTTCAATCCAATATTTTATATCGTTAGTATGTTTCGTTATTCGGTTTTAGGTATTTCAGATACATCTCCTCTTATTAGTTTTTCTGTTTCAATACTATTTTTTATTTTAGTCTCAGTTTTTTCTGTGAAAGTTTTAAAGTCTGGCTTTGGTTTGAGGGCGTAA
- a CDS encoding AAA family ATPase — translation MKLIKIQLENLNSLYGFHSIDFEKDLCNAPLFLVMGATGAGKSTLMDAMCLALFGQTPRLTKAKSDKDPENDCRQIMSKGTVFAYSQLTFSKQENNTIIKYRATWQCERAFKKPEGNFKDPRRILERYSDELNDWEQIVSDQRPKFYEPHFNKVLEYLTVEDFKRMVLLAQGEFAAFLKANEEERAAILERLTNTEKYKEIGKKAAEKKKEFEEKLSIASLKYSGVEVLTNEQEENLLENLNKKQIEYTSLDTEAKRVQKNIDWIEKNILLQEKYIDAQNKWNKTEEKYQNNIEYIIKFKNYKKYANTIELIFKHDNLKAELQNLYEQKEKNKNEANLYESHIDFLKLNIEKYNEIYENLKTENERQRPLIAKAKELRIEKDFTLSKLNETKEKKIFYLQEKEKFLAQYKSIDFSIIEEKRKKNKLYEEILITLNTLVQYEYLSDKEYSKIKHDFENIKKEVILRSLPFEKPQEKLKQFQQQKDNLIANMAELSKASFHLENMQKIDDNIIKLKHKIEENEFLLLRENEKIFADKNTFLNESNSINEIKNHIHKLSWHLNIAEKRQLLVSGEECPLCGSSSHPYFSEKSFRSADLDALSQYEFLTEQLKQKEILIENSRKELSSFEVNILVLKEQINNFKLDLDKLKQEKKENINLLIKLLNLSNSLESGLTSEKIFQHLNNLEQKNEEEINVIQKSLIEIQEKLDLYNINKEKYLEAKEINTKIKFIMKDIIDILCYFDENFSFENYKKSLKLKDQENYKFQLTENNYFSRFREIDISLNSLNHKKISLEKDILVREKNISDILQSMGEIERKLDILIKEINTIFSGEDPNLIEKNMYHELDEKYKTLVHEKEQLSEKENKIKLIKSLIQASELKEKQLLDALFIYSSSIELECKKYKITKEEVLQNFLDEITKEKYEAITTELELDKSTASALMQQRLDDLNQHQTLKIDAYIENLDELLATKKKLTIQIDEITSEKTNIQFQIDKNIANKEIAQKYFNELNIVKSEYSVWLKLHQIIGINNGEQFKKFAQILNLEELIGKANYHLARFEKRYSLAPALDSENKPRLAFAIKDAYHANEVRSFKTLSGGETFLVSLALALALADYRTVKMPIETILLDEGFGTLDPSTLQVAMSALESLYSTGTQVGIISHVEFLKEAIGARIIVEKLGNGHSALKVENI, via the coding sequence TTGAAACTAATAAAAATTCAGCTGGAAAATTTAAATTCTTTGTATGGATTTCATAGTATAGATTTTGAAAAAGATCTTTGTAATGCACCACTTTTTTTAGTAATGGGAGCTACAGGCGCCGGTAAGTCAACACTAATGGATGCTATGTGTTTGGCGTTATTTGGACAAACTCCTCGCTTAACTAAAGCAAAATCAGATAAAGATCCTGAAAATGACTGCAGACAAATTATGTCTAAAGGAACAGTTTTTGCATATTCGCAATTAACTTTTTCTAAGCAAGAAAATAATACTATAATTAAATATAGAGCTACATGGCAATGTGAAAGAGCATTTAAAAAACCAGAGGGAAATTTTAAAGATCCTAGAAGAATTTTGGAACGATATTCAGATGAGTTAAATGACTGGGAACAAATAGTTAGCGATCAAAGACCAAAGTTTTATGAGCCTCACTTTAATAAAGTGCTTGAATATCTTACAGTAGAAGATTTTAAACGGATGGTTCTGCTTGCACAAGGAGAATTTGCTGCTTTTTTAAAAGCAAATGAAGAAGAGCGAGCAGCAATATTAGAAAGACTGACGAATACCGAAAAATATAAAGAAATCGGAAAAAAAGCTGCCGAAAAAAAGAAAGAATTTGAAGAAAAATTATCTATTGCTTCATTAAAATATAGTGGTGTAGAAGTATTAACTAATGAACAAGAAGAAAATCTTTTAGAAAATTTAAATAAAAAACAAATTGAATATACTTCTCTTGATACTGAAGCAAAAAGAGTTCAAAAAAATATTGATTGGATTGAAAAAAATATTTTACTGCAAGAAAAATATATAGACGCACAAAATAAATGGAATAAAACTGAAGAAAAATATCAAAATAATATTGAATATATTATAAAATTTAAAAATTATAAGAAATATGCAAACACTATAGAACTAATTTTTAAACATGATAATTTAAAAGCAGAATTGCAAAATTTATATGAACAAAAAGAAAAAAATAAAAATGAAGCTAATTTATATGAAAGTCATATCGACTTTTTAAAATTAAATATTGAAAAATATAACGAAATATATGAAAATTTAAAAACTGAAAATGAAAGGCAAAGACCCTTAATAGCTAAAGCAAAAGAATTGAGAATTGAAAAAGATTTCACTCTTAGTAAATTAAATGAAACAAAAGAAAAGAAAATATTTTATTTACAAGAGAAAGAAAAATTCCTAGCTCAGTATAAATCGATTGATTTTTCTATTATAGAAGAAAAAAGAAAAAAAAATAAATTGTATGAAGAAATTCTTATAACTTTAAATACCTTAGTACAATACGAATATTTATCAGATAAAGAATACTCTAAAATTAAACATGATTTTGAGAATATAAAAAAAGAAGTTATTCTGCGTTCTTTACCATTTGAGAAACCACAAGAAAAATTAAAACAATTTCAGCAACAAAAAGATAATTTAATTGCAAATATGGCAGAACTTTCAAAAGCCTCATTCCATCTTGAAAATATGCAAAAAATTGATGATAATATAATAAAATTAAAACATAAAATAGAAGAAAATGAGTTTTTGTTATTACGAGAAAACGAAAAAATATTTGCCGATAAAAATACCTTTCTTAATGAATCAAATAGTATTAATGAAATTAAAAATCATATTCATAAACTCTCATGGCATTTAAATATTGCTGAAAAAAGGCAATTATTAGTGAGTGGTGAAGAATGTCCTTTATGTGGGAGTTCAAGTCATCCATATTTTAGTGAAAAATCTTTCCGGAGTGCTGATTTAGATGCATTAAGTCAGTATGAATTTTTAACTGAACAATTAAAGCAAAAAGAAATTTTGATAGAAAATTCTAGAAAAGAATTAAGTAGTTTTGAAGTAAATATTCTCGTTTTAAAAGAGCAAATAAATAATTTTAAATTAGATCTTGATAAATTAAAGCAAGAAAAAAAAGAAAATATAAATTTATTAATTAAGCTCTTAAATTTATCAAATTCCCTAGAGAGTGGTTTAACTAGCGAAAAAATATTTCAGCATTTAAACAATTTAGAACAAAAGAATGAAGAAGAAATTAATGTAATTCAAAAATCATTAATTGAAATACAAGAAAAACTCGATTTATATAACATAAATAAAGAAAAATATTTAGAAGCAAAAGAAATAAATACTAAAATTAAATTTATAATGAAAGATATTATAGATATTTTATGTTATTTTGATGAAAATTTTTCTTTTGAAAATTACAAAAAATCTTTGAAATTAAAGGATCAAGAGAATTATAAATTTCAATTAACTGAAAATAATTATTTTTCTAGGTTTAGAGAAATAGATATTAGTTTGAATTCTTTGAATCATAAAAAAATATCTTTAGAAAAAGATATTTTAGTGCGTGAAAAAAATATTTCAGATATTTTGCAAAGTATGGGGGAAATTGAAAGAAAATTAGATATTTTAATCAAAGAAATTAATACTATTTTTTCTGGTGAAGATCCGAATTTAATAGAAAAAAATATGTATCATGAGTTAGATGAAAAATATAAAACGCTAGTACATGAAAAAGAACAATTAAGTGAGAAAGAAAATAAAATTAAATTAATTAAAAGTTTAATTCAAGCTAGTGAATTGAAGGAAAAGCAATTACTAGATGCTTTATTTATTTATTCATCTTCAATTGAATTAGAATGTAAAAAATATAAAATAACAAAAGAAGAAGTATTACAGAACTTTCTCGATGAAATTACTAAAGAAAAGTATGAGGCTATTACAACTGAATTGGAGTTGGATAAATCAACGGCATCAGCTTTAATGCAGCAAAGACTTGATGATTTAAATCAACATCAAACTTTAAAAATCGATGCTTATATTGAAAATTTAGATGAACTTTTAGCTACAAAAAAGAAATTAACAATACAAATCGATGAAATAACTTCAGAAAAGACAAATATTCAATTTCAAATAGATAAAAATATTGCAAATAAAGAAATTGCACAAAAATACTTCAATGAACTAAATATTGTAAAAAGTGAATACTCAGTTTGGTTAAAATTACACCAAATAATAGGCATTAATAATGGTGAACAATTTAAAAAATTTGCCCAAATTTTAAATCTGGAAGAATTAATTGGAAAAGCTAACTATCATTTGGCTAGGTTTGAAAAACGCTATTCCTTGGCACCGGCTTTAGATTCTGAGAATAAACCCAGACTCGCATTTGCAATTAAAGATGCATATCATGCAAATGAGGTAAGATCTTTTAAAACTTTATCAGGAGGTGAAACTTTTCTTGTTTCTTTAGCTCTCGCTTTAGCTTTAGCTGATTACCGAACTGTTAAAATGCCAATTGAAACAATTTTACTGGACGAAGGTTTTGGAACGTTAGATCCCTCAACCTTGCAAGTTGCAATGAGTGCCTTAGAATCATTATATTCAACTGGTACCCAAGTGGGCATCATTAGTCATGTTGAATTTTTAAAAGAAGCTATCGGTGCAAGGATAATTGTTGAAAAACTTGGAAATGGACATTCTGCATTGAAAGTTGAAAATATTTGA
- the sbcD gene encoding exonuclease subunit SbcD: MKILHTSDWHLGATFEGIGREEDHKYFLSWLIPFLKEQEIVVLIISGDLFDQSQPSAEAQKIYYQFLLSVSQNTKVQKVIIVGGNHDSPTRLDAPAELLKLLDVFIVGGISFEGKNLDRYLCPIKNAENVVELVVVAVPFIHEYKLGIRTSFQNENEIYSLFKEKIQKFYFDLAEAAENIAHGAPIVATGHMACCGSELDDAPQEIHMIGTMGGLPSTIFDSRFSYIALGHIHRAYRVEQSNAYYSGSPIPLSIKESNFPRYVQIISYEKGSKAKTVQKFEVPVFRKIIEVKSNLEEINNVLLNISWQTPMSPILAITVQVNGYRSGLDLELKNLLSNKFQENSPLIAYVRQVPAKSENVIAKNNETFSLKELTAEQVFLKMCDTYNEIVDENLLQAFRSLLNEENI, from the coding sequence ATGAAAATTCTTCATACTTCTGACTGGCATTTAGGGGCTACTTTTGAAGGTATCGGACGTGAAGAAGATCATAAATATTTTTTAAGTTGGTTGATCCCATTTTTAAAGGAACAAGAAATTGTAGTCCTTATTATCTCTGGTGATCTTTTTGATCAATCCCAACCCTCCGCAGAAGCTCAGAAAATTTACTATCAATTTCTTTTGTCTGTATCGCAAAATACTAAGGTACAAAAAGTAATTATAGTAGGTGGAAATCATGATTCCCCAACAAGGCTTGATGCGCCCGCTGAGCTCTTAAAACTTCTTGATGTTTTTATTGTAGGAGGAATTTCGTTTGAAGGAAAAAATCTAGATCGATATTTATGTCCTATTAAAAACGCCGAAAATGTTGTGGAGTTGGTTGTTGTCGCAGTTCCATTTATTCATGAATATAAGCTAGGCATAAGAACTTCTTTTCAAAATGAAAATGAAATATATTCTCTCTTTAAAGAAAAAATACAAAAATTTTATTTTGACTTAGCTGAAGCTGCTGAAAATATAGCGCATGGTGCTCCTATTGTTGCAACTGGCCATATGGCGTGTTGTGGCAGCGAGCTAGATGATGCTCCACAAGAAATACATATGATAGGTACAATGGGAGGACTTCCCTCTACAATTTTCGATTCGAGATTTTCTTATATAGCTTTAGGTCATATACATAGGGCATATCGAGTAGAGCAATCAAATGCATATTACAGTGGGTCACCAATTCCATTATCAATTAAAGAATCAAATTTTCCTAGATATGTTCAGATTATCTCTTATGAAAAAGGTTCTAAAGCAAAAACCGTGCAAAAATTTGAAGTTCCTGTATTCAGAAAAATAATAGAAGTAAAATCAAATTTAGAAGAAATAAATAATGTTTTACTAAATATTTCTTGGCAAACACCAATGTCGCCTATTTTGGCTATTACAGTGCAAGTAAACGGATACCGCTCAGGTTTAGATTTAGAACTAAAAAATTTATTAAGCAATAAATTCCAAGAAAATTCTCCTCTGATAGCTTATGTCAGACAAGTTCCAGCTAAATCTGAAAATGTAATTGCAAAAAATAACGAAACATTTTCTTTAAAAGAGTTAACTGCTGAGCAGGTTTTTTTAAAAATGTGTGACACATATAATGAAATAGTAGACGAAAATTTATTGCAAGCTTTTCGTAGTTTATTAAATGAAGAAAATATTTAA
- the bamD gene encoding outer membrane protein assembly factor BamD, with translation MPIQKLYVSILSFFFLFTVVSCRTVPISEQSQEEGITRIRDEFEDKNWSDVVSNVDEYKARYPYSKNLPEAELMQANAYYLSGKYPEAIAAYEDFARRNPIDKNVSFVQYRIANSNDLQASEEIDREQVSARKAIIKYSFYVKNYPNAEYIPEATERIKVLTRRLAEHEMFIARFYWRKDLYSAALNRYLEILTKFPQYDDLKLEAKERAAVCYEEMADFLEENPDSDQYAVIKNVKPNDLRQKAKEILSIK, from the coding sequence ATGCCAATTCAAAAGCTTTATGTTTCAATTTTAAGTTTTTTCTTTCTTTTTACAGTAGTATCATGCCGAACTGTACCAATTTCTGAACAATCTCAAGAAGAAGGAATAACTCGCATTCGTGATGAATTTGAAGATAAAAATTGGTCTGATGTTGTTTCAAATGTAGATGAATATAAAGCTCGTTATCCTTATTCCAAAAATTTACCAGAAGCAGAACTAATGCAAGCAAATGCCTACTATTTATCTGGTAAATATCCAGAAGCCATTGCTGCTTACGAAGACTTCGCGCGTAGGAATCCAATCGATAAAAATGTTTCATTTGTTCAATATAGAATTGCAAATTCTAATGATTTGCAAGCTTCGGAAGAAATTGATAGAGAGCAGGTTTCAGCTCGAAAAGCAATTATAAAATACAGTTTTTATGTAAAAAATTATCCGAATGCTGAATATATTCCAGAAGCTACTGAAAGAATTAAGGTGCTAACAAGACGCTTGGCTGAACATGAAATGTTTATTGCGCGTTTTTATTGGAGGAAAGACTTATATTCAGCAGCATTAAATAGATATTTAGAAATTTTAACGAAATTTCCACAATATGATGATCTTAAATTAGAAGCGAAAGAAAGAGCAGCTGTTTGTTATGAAGAAATGGCAGATTTTCTAGAAGAAAATCCAGATTCAGATCAATATGCTGTCATTAAAAATGTTAAGCCAAATGATTTACGGCAAAAAGCAAAAGAAATACTATCTATAAAGTAA